The Jiangella alba genome includes the window GGCGGCCTCGGACAGCGCCGCTGCGATGTCGGGCACGCTCGGCGTCGCCAGCAGGTAGCCGGCCGTCGACGCCCATGGGGTAGTCACAGTCAGCTCGACACACACAGACGCCCGCGGCTGGACGCGTTGAGCAACGTTGACGCCGACCACGCCGGCACCGTTGATCCCGCCCTTGACTGACGCAAGGTACTTGCGGTGCACCGCGTGCATGCCGGTCTCGTCGCACCACTTCACCGAGCACGCCGCATTGCGGCCGGTCAGCCCGGTCACGGCTGGCGCTCCTGCTCAGCGATGTACAGCTGGCGCACGTCCTCCAGCGACGCGCGCAGTTCGCTCAACCGGTCCGCCAGCTCCGGAACCCCGGAGAACGTCTCCGCATGCTCCTCGACCAGCCGGACGGAGCGGTCCAGCGTCTCCATGTGAACTTCGAGGGCGAGTGCTCGGCCAGCGGCACGATCGAGCCGGCCGCGGAACCCAATCACGAGCCCACCGCGACGCTGGTAGAGCCGGTCCAGACGCTCGATGATCTGCTCGTCAGTCATGCCCGGCAGATACACCCGCGCGTCGGACAGGATCGTGGGTGTCCAGCCGGCCCGCTGCGCGATGGTGCCGAGGCGATGCATCTCATCGGCCAGCTGGTGCGCCTCGATGGCGGTGATGGCGAAGTGCGCGTACTGCTCGCTGCCCTCCGGCTTCACGACCACGTCGATGGTCGGGCCTTCCTCGTCATGGAAGACCACGACCTCTCCAACGTCGTGATGGATGAACGGTGCGCGGGTGATGATCTCTCGCTTCTTCGGCTTCGGTACAGTGACCACGGGTCTCTCCTGGGTAGCTCAGGTGGGATCAAGTCCCCGGTCCGGTGTTCACGCACCGGCCGGGGGCGACTAAGGGATGAGGTCGACCACCCGTAGCGGCGGACCACGCGCCGACCGCGTTCGTCTCAGTTTCCGTCTCAGTTGGGGTCGTTCAGCCACGTTCGGCGGGTATGAGCACCCCACGCTCACCACGGCAGCAGACGCCGATGAACGGCCCCGAACGGGCGGTGGCAAGCCTGCTAAGCGGGTTGAGGGCTCAAACCCTCTCGCGGGTTCAAATCCCGCCGCCTCCGCCCCACCAGCACCAACGCAGAGGGCCGGTCCCACCAGGACCGGCCCGACGTGCGTCCGGGCTCAGGGGCGCGCGTCCAGCTTCGCGAGCAACGCCGCAGCGATGGCGTCGGTCTCCCGGATCGACAATGTCGGCACGCCGTCCCAGTGTGTTCCGCCTTCAGCAAGGGTCGCCGCCACGTGAAAGTGGACATGCGGCACTGACTGATGTGCTGGAACCCCGTTGTTCTGCCACACGGCCACGCCCTCGGCGCTGTGCGCACGAGCGACCGCGGCCGCCCACCGTTGCACGCTCCGCATGAGCGCTTCGGCCACGTGCGTCGGAACGTCGATGATCGTTTCGTGGTGGTCGACCGGGATGACCAGCACGTGGCCACGCCCTCGCTGTTCACGCGTCACCAGCACCGCGGTCAGAGCGTCTCTGCCGATGATGGTGTAGGGCCTTCGACCAGCCAGGTACTCGCAGAACGCGCACGGGTCGTCGATCGGGACCTGGATCGGCATCCGCGAACGGTACCGACCATCGCGTACGCCCAGGTGCGGGACCGGCCCGACGAGCGTGGGGGGCTTGTAGCGTGACGCCATGGCGTGCCGCATGTCGGAACTCATCGTCAAGTGCCGAGACCCGCAGGGGCTGGCGGCGTTCTGGTGCGAGGTGCTCGACTACGTCGTCCTCGACACCGAGGACGGGGTGGAGATCGGGCCGCGGGAGGGGTTCGGCGGGTTGCAGCCGACCATGATCTTCAGCGCGAGCTCCGATCCCGAGCTGGGTCCGCTGCGGCTGCACTTCGACGTCAACCCCACGGACCGCGACCAGGACGCGGAGCTGGAGCGGCTGCTGGCCCTCGGGGCACGCCCGGCCGACGTCGGGCAGACGGGAGAGGAGTCGTGGCATGTGCTGGCCGATCCGGAGGGCAACGAGTTCTGCCTGCTCCGCACCCGGCTGAGCTGAGGCCGCACGTGCAGGAGACCGATCCGCGGCTGCGGCACTGGCGCACCCGCCTGGCGGCCCGCGCGGAGGAGGCGGCGACGGCGGTGGGTGCGATCCCGGGAGTGGCCGGGGTGGTGCTCGGCGGCAGCTTCGGGCGCGGCGAGCACTGGCCGCTCAGCGATCTCGACCTCATCGTCGTCGGCGCCGGCCGGCCGGTCGCGGAGCTGGCCGCCGAGGTCGACCAGTGCGCGTACCAGCTGAGCGAGATGTGGGGGACCAGCGGCATCTACACGGCCGTCGACGCGGGGCGGCTGACGTTCGACGCGGGCGAGCTGGGGGAAGATCCGGCGGGGCGCATGGACGATCACCGCTGGCTGCACGGCCTCGACAAGGTCTACGGCGGCCGCCCGGCCCGCGACGACGACGGCGTCGCGTCGGCGCTGCTGGAGCTGTCGGCCCGCCGGCGCTTCGACGAGGCCGTCGTCGGCCGCCGGGTGGAGGCGTGGCTCGCGACGGCGCGACGGTCGCTCGCCGACGCCGAGCGGCGGGCGGACGACGACGCCACCGCCGCCTGGATCGCCGTCCGGCAGGCCGCGACCGCGATCGCCGAGGTCGCGACCGAACGCTGGGGCGAGCGGGCCGGCTCGCTCGGGCGGTACTGGACGCTCTTCGAGGCCCGCGCCCACCGCCACGGCGACCCCGCGTTCGCCGACCGGCTGCTCACCGCGGCGCACGCGCATCCCACACCACCCGTGGACGTCCCGGAATGGCTGGCCGACCGCATCGCCCTCTCCTATGAGGCCCGGCAGCTCGTCGGCGAGGACGTCACCCCCGAACAGAACGCGCGCGACAACCAGCTCGCCTACGCCGGCCTCTACCATCGCCGCTTCCCGCGCTCGGCGTACACCTGGATGCGCCCACCACCGGACGCGGGCGTCCGCGCCGCCGTCGGCGCCCTGCGGACCCTGGCCCGATTGTGACCGAATCGGACATACGCCCCCATCGGGGATGTTGCTAGGGTCGGATCGCTTCGATGTGCTCACGAGAGGTTTCCGCAGGTGATCACTTCGTCCAAGCGGTCCGCGGCAGCGGCTGCCCTGATTCTGTCCGCCGGCGTCCTGGCCGGGTGTGGTGGCGGTGACGACGACGCCGCGAGCGGTGAGTCGACGCCGACGCCGGCGTGGGATTCGACGCCGGGGGTGCCGGGAAGCGCGGAGGCCACACCGGCCGCCACCGACGACCCGCAGGCCGCACCCGACGCACCCGAGGCGCCCGAGGCACCCGTCGACGACGGCGGCGAGCCACCGGCCGGTGATCCGGCCGACGGCGGCACCGGCGGCACGGACGGGGGCGGCGACGCCGCAGGAGCACCAGCCGACGGCGACACCGGCGGCGGGGAGCAGCCCGACCCCGGCGGCGACGACGGTGACGGCGACGCGCCGCCGCCGGTCGCCCAGCCGATCGACGCCTGCACGCTGGGCGCCGACGCCATCGCCACGCTGGTCGGACCCGCCCCGGCGCCCGAGGACCTGTCCGACCCGGCCGAGTTCGGGCCGTCCTGCGGCTGGACCGGCGCCGGCGGCGAGCTGGTGCTCAACGTCTCGACGTTCGACGACTGGGTGGGCGCCGCCGGCGCGCTCGGCGCCGCCGAGACCGTCGACGGGCTCGGGACGGAGGCGTGGGAGGCGCTCGGCGCGCCGTCGAACCTGCAGGTCGCCTGGCGCCGCGACGACGTCTCGGTGTCGGTGTCGGCCAGCCTTGCCAGCGGTGGCGCCGAGATCGTCGACGTCGCGCGGGCCATCGACGCCGCGCTGCAGGCCGCGGGCTACTAGCTGATCACGTAGTCGTCGCCGACGGCGCGCTGCAGCTCGGACTTCGACACGTCCGGCGGCGACGGCGCGGTGAGGTGCCAGCGGTGCCCGTACGGGTCGAACAGCCAGCCGCCGCGGCCGTGCGGCGAGTCGGTGACCGGACGGTCGACGGTGGCACCGGCCGCGACCGCGCGCTCGAACAGGCCGTCGACGTCGTCGACCTCGAGCACGAGCGACACGGACGAACGCCCCGGCGTGGGCGCGTACACGCCGCCGTCGGGCCACTCGTCGGCGATCATGACGCGGGCGCCCTGCACGGTGAACTCGGCGTGCCCGACGGTGCCCGCGGCGGGGTCGGTCCAGCGGCTGGTCTCGACCGCGCCGAACGCCGCCGCGTAGAACTCGAGCGCGGCCGCGGTGTCCTTGGCACAGAGATACGGGGTGACGGTGGCCATGAGTCTCTCCTTCCGGCCCGATCCACGCTAGACCCGCGGCGGCCGCCCCCGCTTGGACGAATGGGACCTCACGGCGCCGCGTACAATCCGAGGTCGACGGCGCGCAGCGCGAGCAGCAGGTCGGCCCGGATCAGCTGCTCCGGACCGGCCAGGTCCAGCAGCGACGACACCCGGCGCAGCCGGTACGAGACGGTGTTCTCGTGCACCTCCAGTCGCTCGGCCGTCCGCCGCACCGACAGCCCGGTCGCCAGATACGCCCGGACGGTGTCGACGAGCTGCCCCTGCCCGGCCAGCGGCTGCAACGCCCGGGCCGCCAGCCGGCGCGCGTCCAGCGGGTTGTCGATCAGCATGACGTCCGCGATGACCTGGTCGAACGGGACGACGACGCGGTCCAGCCCGGCCCGCCGGCCGGCCTCCAGCGCCGCCACGGCCTCACGGCAGGACGCGGCCGCCTCACCCAGCCGGTCCCGCGGCTCGCCCAGCCCGATGACCGTCCCCGCCGCCATGCCCGGTCGCCGCGCTGCCCGCGACAGCATGTCGCCGAGCCCCGGCAGGTCCGGCAGCACCAGCAGGATCGTCGCGTCCTTCGAGCCGACCAGGATCCGCGACCGCAGCCGCGGCCGCAGCACGTCGACGATCTCCCGCTGCGCCCGCGCCACCTGCAACGGATCGTCGCCCGCCCCACCCACCGCCACGGCGCGATGGGGGACCTGCGCGGCAACGCCGATCAACCGGGCCGTTCCTCGACGTGCGCCGGGTCCAGCGGTTCGCCGCCGGCCAGCCGCGACACCAGGTCGGTCGCGATCTGGTCGAGGTGCGCCGCCGCTTCGCTGCGCGTGCGCCGGTACGCCTCCGTCGACACGGCGACCATGACGTCGACCGCGCCGGCCAGCAGCCGGGCCAGCCGCGTGTACTCGTCCGGCGGCATCGGCGGGCCGGCGGCGACCAGTTGGTCCAGCAGCCGCCGCTCGGCCGAGTGCCACGACGCGACGACGCCCTCGATCGGCACGCCCTGGACGGCCCGCCGTTCACCCAGTTGCGCCGCCGGCGTCACCTCGTCCGGCCGCAGGCCGCGGTTCCCGGCGACCGCGACCAGCAGCGCGCGCAGGTTGGGTGTGACGACGCCGACGAGGTCGTCGAGGTCCATGCGGGCGTCGTCGTAGCCGGGCAGCCGTTCCCAGACGTCGCCGACGAGCGACTGCGCCACGTCGGGGACGCGGCTGAGGAGGAGCTCGGCCCGTTGTGTCAGATCCACAAAACGTAGTGTGACAACTTCCGGAGATACCCCATAGAGCGACGGGCAGATTGTGGACAACATGGCACCCCAGCAGACGTCGGCGACCGGGGAGGCATTCGTGAGCACCGAGCGTGACACCACAGCCGTCCAGAGCACCGTGGCCGCGGACATGGAGGACCATGCCCTCGAGCCGGTCCCCGCCGACCGGCGCAAACCGCTGATCCAGCTGATCGTCGTCCAGATGGGCTGGAACATCAGCGTCAGCAGCTTCCTCGTCGGCGGCGTGGTCGGCGGCGGCACCTCGTTCACCGAGGGCCTGCTGGCGATCCTGCTCGGCAACGTGCTGCTCGCGGTGGTCGCCAGCCTGGTCGGCATGGTCGGCTTCCGCACCGGCCTGACCAGCTACCTCACGTCGCGTGCGGTGTTCGGAACGCATGGCGCGGTGGTGGTGTCGCTGTTCCTCGGCGTCGTGGCGATGGGCTTCATCGGCGTGCTGATGGACACCTGGGGGCTGGCGGTGAACCAGCTGATCCCGGAGATCCCGAAGTGGGCGTTCATCGTGGCGTTCAGCGGGGCGATCCTCACCACGGCGATCTTCGGGTTCAAGGGCCTGCAGCGGTACTCGGCGATCGCCGTGCCCGTGCAGGTGGCGATCGCGCTGTTCGCGCTGGTCCGCATCGGCGATCTCGACGGCGGGTTCAGCGACGTCGTCAACTACACGCCGGCCGCGCCGATCGGCTTCTCGGTGGCCATCGGCGCCGTCATCGCGACGTGGGTCACCGGCGCCGCGCTGGTCGGCGACGTGCAGCGCTACGCCGTCCGCGCCCGCGACGTCGTCATCTCCAGCTTCTGCGGTTTCGCCGTCGGCGCCGCGGTCTTCGAGCTCATCGCGACGGTCTCGGCGATGAAGGTCGGCAACAGCAACTTCGTCGTCGTCATGCAGGGCCTCGGGCTGCTCGCGCCGGCCGCGGTCATGCTCTTCCTCGCGCTGTGGAACACCGCGGACAACAACATCTACTCGGCGTCGCTGGCGTTCACGAACGCGTCGAACACACTCGGCCTCAAGGTCGCGAAGCCGGTGTGGACGGTGTTCGCGGTGCTGATCGCGCTGCTCATCGCGTTCGTCGGGCTGGCGGCGGAGTTCCAGCGCTTCCTCGGCGTCATCTCGGTGGTGGTGCCGCCGTTCGCCGGCGTGCTGATCGCGTACTTCTGGGTCGTGGTCCGGCGCTGGGACGCGACCGAGCTGCTGCGCACCGCCCCGTCGGTGCGGTGGGAGGCGCTGGGCTGCTGGGTGGCCGGCGCACTGATCGCCCGGTACACCGACCTGATCATCGCCGACGCGATCGAGGGCCTGATCGCCGGATTCGTCCTGTACGCCGTCGTCGGCACCGCGGTCAGCCGATGGCGCGACCCGTCCCCGGCCGCGGAGGTGCGCTCGTGAGGTTCGGACTCGGCGTCCCGACCGGGACCGAGGGGCTCATGTACCCGGTCCCGTACGCGGACATCGACCAGGCGGTCGAGCTGGCGGTGACGGCGGAACGGCTCGGCTTCGAGTCGATCTGGGGCAACGACCACCTGACGACGCAGCGCTACGTCCGCGCCGAGTTCGACCAGGCGCCGCGCTACTACGACCCGTTCGGCTACCTGAGCTACGTCGCCGCCGTCACGGAGAGCATCCGGCTGGCGACGGCGGTCATGGTGCTGCCGTTCCGGCACCCCGTCGTCGCCGCGAAGCAGGCCGCCACGCTGGACCAGCTGTCGCACGGACGGGCGGTGCTCGGCGTCGGCATCGGCGCGTACCGCGAGGAGCTGGAGGCGGTCGAGCCGCGCCGCAAGGTGCACCGCGGCGAGCACGCCGAGGAGGCCATCCCGGCGCTGCGCGCGCTGCTGACCGAGCGGTCGGCGTCGTTCCACGGCACCTGGGTGGAGTTCACCGACGTCGAGAGCTTCCCGAAGCCGTACCGGGACCGGTGGCTGCCGATCCTGTCCGGCGGCAACTCGCCCGGCTCGCGCTCGCGGGCGGCGCGGTACGGCGACGGCTGGCTGCCGGCCTGCCTCACGCCCGACGAGGTCCGGGACGCCCTGGCCGGCATCACGGCCGAGGCCGCGGAGCACGGCCGCGAACTTCCCGACGACTTCGACGTCGCGCTGCAGGTCGCCGTCAGCGTCGCGCCGACCCGCGAGGAGGCCTGGCGCCGGTTCGAGTCGTCGCAGGTCTTCAAGCATCTCGCGTCGCTGTCGAAGACCACCTTGAAGGACCAGGGCGTCGGCGACCTCGCCGCCCGCAACCTCATCGGCACCCCTGACGACGTCGCCGCGCAGGTCCGCGCCTACCGCGACGCCGGGGTGACGACCTTGGCCGGCCTGCTGTTCGCCGTCGACACCGTCGCGGAGACGACCGACGCGATGGCCGGGTTCAGCGAGACGATCATCGCCGCCGAGACGAAGGGCAGCCGATGACGGCCGGCCTCCCCACCAAGCCCGCGATCGACACCGCCGCCCTCGCCCGGGACCGCCTGGCCCGGCTGCGTGCGCGGCTCGCGGACCAGCCCTACGACGCGGTCGTGCTGACCGAGCCGGAGAGCGTCCTGTACGCGACCGGCTACCGCAGCATGCCCGGTCAGGTGTTCCGCACCCATCGGATGGCGGCGCTGGTGACCGCCACCGACCTCTGGCTGGTGGCGCCGGCGGCAGACGTGCCCGCCGGCGCCACCGTCCTGCCCGTCGACCGGATCTCGCCGTTCGGCCGGTTCTACGTCGAGTCCGGCACGCCCGACCCGGTCACCGAGGTCGCCGACCGGCACGACGGGCTGGCCTCGGCGCTGGCCGCCGCGGTCGCGACGCTGCCGTCGTCGGCGCGGCTGGCGGTCGAGACCCGCGACGTGCCCGCCGACGTGCTCGCGGCCTGCGGCGACGTGGTCGAGGACGGCGCCGGCCTGCTGTTCGCCGTCCGGTCGCGCAAGCTCCCCGCCGAGGTGGAGCTGCTGGCCTACGCCGCCCAGCTGGCCGAGGCCGGCATCGACGCCGCGCTGGCCGCGGCCGGGCCGGGTACCACGGAGGCCGAGCTGGCCGCCGTCGTCGCCGGGACCATGGTGGCCGGCGGCGGCGACCCGCGCTTCGTCGTCGCGCTCACCGGCGAGCGGTCCGCCCTCGCCGACGCCGTCCCGTCCGGACGCGCCTGGAAGCCGGGCGAGATCGCCCGGTTCGACGTCGGCTGCGTCGTCGACGGCTACTGGTCCGACATCGGCCGCACCGCCGTGCTCGGCGAGCCGTCGGCCCGGCAGCGCGACGTGTACGCCGCGGTGAAGGCCGGAGAGGACGAGCAGCTGGCGGCCGCGCGGCCGGGACTGCCCGCGTCGACGCTGTTCGGGATCGGCCTCGACGCGGTCGCGCGCGGCGTCCCCCGGTACCGTCGGCAGCACTGCGGGCACGGCATCGGGCTGTCGATCTACGAGCCGCCGATCGTCGCGCCCGGCGTCGGCACCGAGCTGGCCGAGGGCATGACGTTCTGTTTCGAGACGCCGTACTACGAGCTGGGATGGGGCGGGATGATGGTCGAGGACGCGGTCGTCGTGACCTCCGGCGGCGTGGAGCGGCTCACCCGGTCCGGCCGCGACCTGAGTGTGGTGGCGGCATGACGTACACCCGGACGCTCGCGTGCCTGCGCTGCGCGGCGAGCTACGCCGACCCGTCGCTGGAGCTGGTCGGCCGCGGCTGCCCGGCCTGCGAGGCGGACGGGGTGCCGGCCAACGTGTTGCCGGTCTACGACCTCGCCGGGCTGAGCGCCGTGCCGGTGTCCGGCGGTGAGCCCGGGCTGTTCCGGTACCGCGCGCTGCTGCCGCTGGCCGCCGGGACCCCGGCGGTCTCGCTGGCCGAGGGGGCGACCCCGGTCGTCGACCTGCCGGCCGTCGCCGAGCGCCTGGGCGTCGCGTCCGTCGTCGTCAAGGACGAGACCCGCAACCCGACGTGGTCGTACAAGGACCGGCTGGCGTCGGTCGCCGTCACGAAGGCCGTCGAGCTGGGCATCGACACCGTCGTCGTCGCGAGCACCGGCAACCATGGCGCCGCCATCGCGGCGTACGCGGCGCGGGCCGGGCTGCGCTGCGTCGTGCTGACGGTGGCCAGCGTGCCGTCGACGATGAAGACGCTGATGCAGGCGTACGGCGCGTCGGTGGTCGCGCTGCCCGAGCCGCGGCAGCGGTGGTCGCTGATGCGCGAGCTGGTCGAGAAGTTCGGCTGGCTGGCGATGTCCGGCCACGCCGACCCGCCCGTCGGGTCCAACCCGTACGGCGTCGACGGCTACAAGACCATCGCCTACGAACTGGCCGACCAGCTCGACGCGCCGCCCGACGTCGTCGTGGTGCCCGCCGCGTACGCCGACGGCCTGGTGGGCGTCGCCCGCGGCTTCGCCGACCTCGTCGAGCTGGGCGTGCTGGAGCGGTCGCCGCGCATGGTGGCGGCCGAGCCGTTCGGACCACACGCCGCCGCGCTGGCCAGCGGGTCCGAGGTCGCCGGGCCGGTGCCGTACCAGCCGTCGGTCGCGTTCTCGACGGCGTCGCCGGTCGGGACGTTCCAGGGGCTCAGCGCGCTGCGCTCGACCGGCGGCGCCGCGGTCGCGGTCCCGTCCGACGAGGTCATCCTGGCCGCCCAGCGCGAGCTGGCCGCGTCCGCCGGGCTGTACCAGGAGGCGGCGTCGGCGACGGCGTGGCCGGCCCTGGCGGCGCTGGACCTGGACCCGTCCGCGTCGGTCGTCGTCATCGGGACGTCCACCGGGCTCAAGGACGTGGGCGCGACGGCGGCCACGCTGCCCGAGGTGCCGGTCATCGAGCCGGCGGTCGACGCGCTGCTGGCCGCGATCGGGTCCTGATGCGGCTGGCGTTCTCGCTCTCGGGGCACCGGCCCAGCCGGTCGGCCGTCGCCGCCGCCGTCGCCGCCGAGGAGGCCGGGTTCGACGAGGTGTGGGTCACCGAGGACTACGTCGAGCGCGGGGCGTTCGCGCTGGCCGGGGCGATCGCGCAGGCGACATCGTCGGTCCAGGTCGGTATCGGCGTGGTGAACCCGTGGACCCGCCATCCGGTCGTGCTGGCGATGGAGTTCGCGACGCTGGACGAGCTGAGCGGCGGGCGGGCGCTGGCCGGGCTCGGCGCCAGCAACGAGCGCTGGATGACCGGCCAGCTGGGCATCCCGTTCGACCGGCCGCTGAGCCGGCTGGCCGAGTCCGTGTCCGTCGTGCGCCGCCTGCTCGCGGGCGAGCACGTCCGGCATTCCGGGCCCGCGTACACCGTCGATGCCGCGCTGTCGTTCCGGCCGCTGCGCCCGGACCTGCCGATCGTGCTCGGCGTCAAGGGTCCGCGAGCGCTGGAGCTGGCGGCGGAGTCGGCCGACGGCGTGCTGCTGTCGATCCTCGCCGGGCCGTCGTACATCGAGTCGGTGCGGTCGGTGGTCGGCCCGTCGATGCGGCTGGCCGGGTACGTCGGGCTGTCGGTCGCCGATTCCGGGGCCGAGGCGCGCGACCGCATCCGGCCGCTGGTCGCCCGGTTCCTCGGCATCCACGGCGATCACCTGATCACCCGGTCCGCCGGGCTGTCGGCGTCGTCGTGCGCGGAGTTCCGGGCCGGGCTGGTCGCGGGTGCGCCGCGGGTCGACCTCGTGACGGACGACCTGCTCGACCGGCTGGTCGCCGCCGGGACGCCGGACGAGGTGGCGGCCGCGTTCGCCCGCTTCGCGGCGGCCGGCCTGGACGTCGCCGTCGTCCGCGACGACCCGGACGTCGCGCCCGAGGAGATCCTGCAGCAGGCCGCCGACGCGATGGCTGGCGGTTCGGTGGGGTCATAGCGCCACCGAACCGCCAGCCATACACGACTACATGCCGAGGCGCGCCTTGAGGCCGTCGAGCTCGGCCCACAGCAGCGTCGGCAGCTGGTCGCCGAACTTGTCGAACCACTCGGCGATGCCCGGCACCTCGGCCCGCCACTCCTCCGGGTCGACCTCGAGGCACGCGGCCAGCTGCTCCGCCGTCAGGTCCAGGCCCGAGGTGTCCAGCGACTCCGGCGTCGGCACGTGGCCGATCGGCGTCTCCGTCGCCGCCGCCAGGCCCTCCAGCCGCTCGACGACCCACTTGAGGACGCGGCCGTTCTCGCCGAAGCCCGG containing:
- a CDS encoding HIT family protein; translation: MPIQVPIDDPCAFCEYLAGRRPYTIIGRDALTAVLVTREQRGRGHVLVIPVDHHETIIDVPTHVAEALMRSVQRWAAAVARAHSAEGVAVWQNNGVPAHQSVPHVHFHVAATLAEGGTHWDGVPTLSIRETDAIAAALLAKLDARP
- a CDS encoding threonine synthase gives rise to the protein MTYTRTLACLRCAASYADPSLELVGRGCPACEADGVPANVLPVYDLAGLSAVPVSGGEPGLFRYRALLPLAAGTPAVSLAEGATPVVDLPAVAERLGVASVVVKDETRNPTWSYKDRLASVAVTKAVELGIDTVVVASTGNHGAAIAAYAARAGLRCVVLTVASVPSTMKTLMQAYGASVVALPEPRQRWSLMRELVEKFGWLAMSGHADPPVGSNPYGVDGYKTIAYELADQLDAPPDVVVVPAAYADGLVGVARGFADLVELGVLERSPRMVAAEPFGPHAAALASGSEVAGPVPYQPSVAFSTASPVGTFQGLSALRSTGGAAVAVPSDEVILAAQRELAASAGLYQEAASATAWPALAALDLDPSASVVVIGTSTGLKDVGATAATLPEVPVIEPAVDALLAAIGS
- a CDS encoding purine-cytosine permease family protein codes for the protein MSTERDTTAVQSTVAADMEDHALEPVPADRRKPLIQLIVVQMGWNISVSSFLVGGVVGGGTSFTEGLLAILLGNVLLAVVASLVGMVGFRTGLTSYLTSRAVFGTHGAVVVSLFLGVVAMGFIGVLMDTWGLAVNQLIPEIPKWAFIVAFSGAILTTAIFGFKGLQRYSAIAVPVQVAIALFALVRIGDLDGGFSDVVNYTPAAPIGFSVAIGAVIATWVTGAALVGDVQRYAVRARDVVISSFCGFAVGAAVFELIATVSAMKVGNSNFVVVMQGLGLLAPAAVMLFLALWNTADNNIYSASLAFTNASNTLGLKVAKPVWTVFAVLIALLIAFVGLAAEFQRFLGVISVVVPPFAGVLIAYFWVVVRRWDATELLRTAPSVRWEALGCWVAGALIARYTDLIIADAIEGLIAGFVLYAVVGTAVSRWRDPSPAAEVRS
- a CDS encoding M24 family metallopeptidase, encoding MTAGLPTKPAIDTAALARDRLARLRARLADQPYDAVVLTEPESVLYATGYRSMPGQVFRTHRMAALVTATDLWLVAPAADVPAGATVLPVDRISPFGRFYVESGTPDPVTEVADRHDGLASALAAAVATLPSSARLAVETRDVPADVLAACGDVVEDGAGLLFAVRSRKLPAEVELLAYAAQLAEAGIDAALAAAGPGTTEAELAAVVAGTMVAGGGDPRFVVALTGERSALADAVPSGRAWKPGEIARFDVGCVVDGYWSDIGRTAVLGEPSARQRDVYAAVKAGEDEQLAAARPGLPASTLFGIGLDAVARGVPRYRRQHCGHGIGLSIYEPPIVAPGVGTELAEGMTFCFETPYYELGWGGMMVEDAVVVTSGGVERLTRSGRDLSVVAA
- a CDS encoding nucleotidyltransferase domain-containing protein; protein product: MQETDPRLRHWRTRLAARAEEAATAVGAIPGVAGVVLGGSFGRGEHWPLSDLDLIVVGAGRPVAELAAEVDQCAYQLSEMWGTSGIYTAVDAGRLTFDAGELGEDPAGRMDDHRWLHGLDKVYGGRPARDDDGVASALLELSARRRFDEAVVGRRVEAWLATARRSLADAERRADDDATAAWIAVRQAATAIAEVATERWGERAGSLGRYWTLFEARAHRHGDPAFADRLLTAAHAHPTPPVDVPEWLADRIALSYEARQLVGEDVTPEQNARDNQLAYAGLYHRRFPRSAYTWMRPPPDAGVRAAVGALRTLARL
- a CDS encoding VOC family protein; its protein translation is MACRMSELIVKCRDPQGLAAFWCEVLDYVVLDTEDGVEIGPREGFGGLQPTMIFSASSDPELGPLRLHFDVNPTDRDQDAELERLLALGARPADVGQTGEESWHVLADPEGNEFCLLRTRLS
- a CDS encoding LLM class flavin-dependent oxidoreductase — protein: MRFGLGVPTGTEGLMYPVPYADIDQAVELAVTAERLGFESIWGNDHLTTQRYVRAEFDQAPRYYDPFGYLSYVAAVTESIRLATAVMVLPFRHPVVAAKQAATLDQLSHGRAVLGVGIGAYREELEAVEPRRKVHRGEHAEEAIPALRALLTERSASFHGTWVEFTDVESFPKPYRDRWLPILSGGNSPGSRSRAARYGDGWLPACLTPDEVRDALAGITAEAAEHGRELPDDFDVALQVAVSVAPTREEAWRRFESSQVFKHLASLSKTTLKDQGVGDLAARNLIGTPDDVAAQVRAYRDAGVTTLAGLLFAVDTVAETTDAMAGFSETIIAAETKGSR
- a CDS encoding LLM class flavin-dependent oxidoreductase — encoded protein: MRLAFSLSGHRPSRSAVAAAVAAEEAGFDEVWVTEDYVERGAFALAGAIAQATSSVQVGIGVVNPWTRHPVVLAMEFATLDELSGGRALAGLGASNERWMTGQLGIPFDRPLSRLAESVSVVRRLLAGEHVRHSGPAYTVDAALSFRPLRPDLPIVLGVKGPRALELAAESADGVLLSILAGPSYIESVRSVVGPSMRLAGYVGLSVADSGAEARDRIRPLVARFLGIHGDHLITRSAGLSASSCAEFRAGLVAGAPRVDLVTDDLLDRLVAAGTPDEVAAAFARFAAAGLDVAVVRDDPDVAPEEILQQAADAMAGGSVGS
- a CDS encoding PucR family transcriptional regulator; the encoded protein is MAVGGAGDDPLQVARAQREIVDVLRPRLRSRILVGSKDATILLVLPDLPGLGDMLSRAARRPGMAAGTVIGLGEPRDRLGEAAASCREAVAALEAGRRAGLDRVVVPFDQVIADVMLIDNPLDARRLAARALQPLAGQGQLVDTVRAYLATGLSVRRTAERLEVHENTVSYRLRRVSSLLDLAGPEQLIRADLLLALRAVDLGLYAAP
- a CDS encoding VOC family protein codes for the protein MATVTPYLCAKDTAAALEFYAAAFGAVETSRWTDPAAGTVGHAEFTVQGARVMIADEWPDGGVYAPTPGRSSVSLVLEVDDVDGLFERAVAAGATVDRPVTDSPHGRGGWLFDPYGHRWHLTAPSPPDVSKSELQRAVGDDYVIS